Part of the Cryptosporangium arvum DSM 44712 genome, AGGCCGAGAACAGTCCGTCCTCGAAACCAGTACGCGTGACCCGCTTCAGGTACACGGCCGGGATGATCTGATCCGTGTCGACGTTGGACCGGCGCAGCGGAACGGCCCGGCCGGTGTGCGTGGTGAATTGCTCCATGACTTTTCAGCTCCCCACAGCGGCGGTCTCGACCGGCGGCAGATCGGCCGGCGCGGACAGGTGGCCGGTGATCGCGGTGGCCGCGGCCACCAGCGGCGACACCAGGTGCGTCCGGCCGCCCTTGCCCTGCCTGCCCTCGAAGTTGCGGTTCGAGGTGGAGGCCGAGCGCTCCCCCGGCGAGAGCGTGTCGGGGTTCATGCCCAGGCACATCGAGCAACCCGCCTGACGCCACTCGGCCCCGGCCGCGCTGAAGACCTGGTCCAGGCCCTCGGCCTCGGCCTGCTGCTTGACCTGCATCGAACCGGGCACCACGAGCATGCGGACGCCGTTGGCGACCCGCCGCCCGCCGAGCACCGCCGCGGCGGCACGCAGGTCCTCGATCCGGCCGTTGGTGCAGGAACCGAGGAAGACCGTGTCGACCGTGATGTCACGCAGCGGCGTACCGGCGGTGAGGCCCATGTACTCCAGCGCGCGCTCGGCGGCCGTGCGGGCGCCCGGGTCGGTGAACGACGCCGGGTCGGGCACGTTCTCGCCCAGCGGGAGGCCCTGGCCCGGGTTCGTGCCCCAGGTGACGAACGGCGTCAGCGCGCTCGCGTCGATGTCGACCTCGACGTCGAAGGTCGCGCCCTCGTCGGTGGGCAGCGTCTTCCAGTACTCGACCGCGGTGTCCCAGTCCTGGCCCTCCGGTGCGTGGTCACGCCCCTTCAGGTACTCGAACGTGGTCTCGTCGGGCGCGATCATGCCGGCGCGGGCACCGGCCTCGATCGACATGTTGCAGACCGTCATCCGGCCCTCCATGGAGAGCGCCCGGATCGCCTCGCCCCGGTACTCCAGGACGTACCCCTGGCCGCCGCCGGTACCGATCTTGGCGATCACCGCCAGGATGATGTCCTTCGGCGTGACGCCGTCCGTGAGCGCGCCGTTGACGTTGATCGCCATCGTCTTGAACGGCTTGAGCGGCAGCGTCTGGGTGGCGAGCACGTGCTCGACCTCGCTGGTGCCGATGCCGAACGCGAGCGCGCCGAACGCGCCGTGCGTCGACGTGTGGCTGTCGCCGCAGACCACGGTCATGCCCGGCTGGGTGAGCCCCAGCTGCGGGCCGATGACGTGCACGATGCCCTGGCTGGCGTCGCCCATCGGGTGCAGGCGGATGCCGAACTCGGCGCAGTTCTTGCGCAGCGTCTCGACCTGCGTGCGGCTGACCGGGTCGGCGATCGGCTTGTCGATGTCGACGGTGGGGACGTTGTGGTCCTCGGTCGCGATCGTCAGATCGGGACGGCGGACCGGCCGGCCGGCGATTCGAAGA contains:
- the leuC gene encoding 3-isopropylmalate dehydratase large subunit, with the translated sequence MGRTLAEKVWDAHVVRSQPGEPDLLYIDLHLVHEVTSPQAFEGLRIAGRPVRRPDLTIATEDHNVPTVDIDKPIADPVSRTQVETLRKNCAEFGIRLHPMGDASQGIVHVIGPQLGLTQPGMTVVCGDSHTSTHGAFGALAFGIGTSEVEHVLATQTLPLKPFKTMAINVNGALTDGVTPKDIILAVIAKIGTGGGQGYVLEYRGEAIRALSMEGRMTVCNMSIEAGARAGMIAPDETTFEYLKGRDHAPEGQDWDTAVEYWKTLPTDEGATFDVEVDIDASALTPFVTWGTNPGQGLPLGENVPDPASFTDPGARTAAERALEYMGLTAGTPLRDITVDTVFLGSCTNGRIEDLRAAAAVLGGRRVANGVRMLVVPGSMQVKQQAEAEGLDQVFSAAGAEWRQAGCSMCLGMNPDTLSPGERSASTSNRNFEGRQGKGGRTHLVSPLVAAATAITGHLSAPADLPPVETAAVGS